The Streptomyces sp. TLI_171 genomic interval ACCAATGTCGCCGACGCCTGGAAGCAGCGGCTTCGCACCACCACCAAGACCGTCCGCACCCCGGACGGCCGCCGGATCACCACCGAAGCACCTCGGATTAACTACCGCGAGTGCCTCACCCCAGTGCGAGCCTTCTACCTGGACCTGGCGCACTGGGCCGTCGAAGATCCCGCGCGCTGGGCCGGCTGGGTCGCCCCCTGTCCGATCGGAAGCGAGGAGATCAACCGCAAGAAAGACAAACGGCGCCGCAAATCACGATGGACGCCCGCACCCGCGAGCGTCTGCCAGTACTGCCGGTCCTGGTCCGCAGTGTCGACCAGCGACGCAAGGACGCCGCCACCGTGCTGGCCGCCGCCCGCGACGCGGCACCAGGCGAGACGTTCACCGCCGCCGGGCAGACATTGGTACGCGTCGCCCCGCGCCGGTCGGCGGCCGCCAAAGTGCTGGCCGAGGACCCCGTCACCGGACACTCCACGATCATCCGCAGGGTCCGCGACAAGAGCGGCCGAGTTCCCCTGGTCCCCGCCTACGACCACTACGAGCGCACCTGGCTGCCGCCCGCACCACTGCTGTTCCAGCGACACCGCGGCTACGAGAACCGGGCGATCAGCTCGGGCGCCGTCCGAAAGATGCTCACCACCGCGCTCACCCACACCGGGCTGACGGACTCCGTCACCGGCGGCCCGTTGCACTTCACGCCGCACGACTTCCGCCGGCTGTTCATCACCGACGCTGTCCTCAGCGGCCTGCCCCCGCACATCGCCCAGGTCATCGCCGGGCACCAGGACATCAACGTCACCCTCGGTTACAAGGCGGTCTATCCCGACGAGGCCGTTCAAGCCCATCTGGCCTTCCTGGCCCGTCGACGAGCCATGCGGCCAACCGATGAATACCGCGTCCCCACTGACGAGGAGTGGACCGAGTTCCTCGGTCACTTCGAACGGCGCAAGGTCTCCATCGGCACCTGCGGCCGCGCGTTCAGCACCCCCTGCATTCATGAACATGCCTGCGTCCGCTGCCCCATGCTCTGGCCCGACCCCGCCCAACGCGACCGCCTGGTGGAGATCCGCGACAACCTCCACGCTCGCATCGAGGAGGCCGAGCGCGAGGGCTGGCTCGGCGAGGTCGAAGGACTCCGGGTCAGCCTGGCCGGAGCGGAAGACAAACTCGCGCAGATCGCCAGACACGCAGCCAGTGCGTTGGTCGCCCTCCCGATGCCGACTCTCCGAAGGAAGCCGTGAGCATGCCCAGGATGACGGCGCCTGCGTCAGCGGGACGAAGTGTTGGTGTTTCGCTATGCGCCGGAGGACAGTCGGATTGCGGCCTGGTCCCATGGCTGAGGCTCGATCAGGTCGTCCCTTTCGAAGGCGTCCTCCTCGAACCAGCCCGTCCCCGCGAGCCATGTCTCCAGCCATGCTGCGAGACTGGCGGAGTCGAGGAACCAGCACTGATCCCACGATCCGCCGCTATACGGGTTCGGCTCGAAGAGCAGGACCTGACCGCCCTCGCTGAGACAATCTACGCCTGCGTACATGGCACAGCCCCAGGTCAGGATCGGTACGACGCCTTCGGGCCACTCCGGGTGCTCCACTCCAACGGACGCCTCACGTCGTGACAGGTATTCGCCAGCGACGCTGGAGCCCGGACCAAGCAGTGGCAGCAGTCGGTAGTCGGGGCCGAAGCCGCCGTCAGCGACCTCGCGATACAGACGCGCAAGTAGGGGATGCAGTGCGAAGCCCAGTTGCGCCTCGGCCTCCGCAATCTGGGCCTTGCTAACAGGCGCGGGAAGGTCCTCGCTGTCGGATGCGGCCCGGATGGCAACGCGTTGCACAAGGTCATCCATGTCGGTCATGACCGTGATGCTGTCAGGGCCCACCGACATGTCGATGACCAGGGTGTCGGCGTACGAGTCAACATGCACCAGCTCGTACGAGTGACTGTGCGCCAAAGTTGATGCGGTGACCGGTTGCTGTCGGTGAGCCTGCTGTCGTCGGTTCGGGCGGCAGAGGGGCGGCTGACAGTGGTTCTGGACCCGCATCGCTGGCTGGAGTTGCGGCGGTATCGTGCGCTGCACGACTCCGGGGCGATGAGCCTGCGGCAGATCGCGAAGGAGACCGGGCTGAACCGCCGCACGGTCACGAAGTACCTGTCGGCCCAGGTCCCGGCCGCGCCTCCGCAGCGGGCGTCCGGCACTCGACCCCGGCCGCGGGCGGTCGACGGGATCGCCCCGCTGATCGACACGATGCTCCGCTCGGAGGTCCTGCTCAAGGCGACCGTGATCCACGAACGGCTGGTCCAGGAGTACGGGATCGCCATCAACTACCAGCGGATCAAGATCTACCTGCAGGAAGCGCGGCCGAGGATCGCCGAGGAGCTCGGCATCAACCCGCACGAACTCGCAGGCATGCACCGCCGGTTCGAGGTCGTGCCCGGAGCCCAGGCCCAGGTCGACTGGGGCGACGAGGGCCGCATCCTCGCCCACCTCGGCATCCCGAAGATCTACTCGTTCCACATGACGCTGTCGTACTCGCGCGACCCGTTCTGCTGCTTCACCACCAGCCAGGACCTCGCAACGTTCTTCGACTGCCACCAGCGGGCGTTCGCCCACTTCGGCGGGGTGCCGATGAGCATCGTCTACGACCGCACCATGACCGTGGTCCGCCGGCACGTCGCCCCGGGCGAAGCGGTCCCGCTCCACCCGGAGGCAGTCGCGTTCGCCGGGCACTACGACTTCGACCCCGACGTGCTGGCCGCCTACCGGCCCCAGGGCAAAGGCCGGGTCGAGCGGCAGGTCGCCATCGTCCGCGACCACGTCCTGGCCGGCCGGGCGTTCTCCTCCATCGAAGAACTCGACGCCGCGTTCACCGCCTGGGTGCCGCTGCGACGCGCGAAGGTTCATGGCACCCACGGCGAAGTCATCGGCCTGCGCGCGATCCGCGACCACACGGCCCTGCGGCCGCTGCCCCACACCCCCTACCTGGTCGCACAACGGCACCTGCGGCACGTCGGCAAGGACTGCCTGGTCGCCTTCGACGCGAACCTCTACTCCGTGCCCGCCCGCAAAGTCCGCCCGCGCCAGCTGGTCGAGATCCGGGCCACCAAGTCCCAGATCGTCATCCACTCCACCGTCCCCGACTCCGGCGGCGACACCCTGCTGGCCGTCCACTCCCGGGCGGTGGGCCGCGGCGCCCGAATCGTCGACGAGCGGCACTGGGACGGCCTGCCCAAGGGCGACACCCGCCGCGTCACCACCGGCGACGTTCTTCCCCAGCCCCGCCGCGAGCAGGCCCCGGCCGACGAGGACGGACCGCTGCGGGCCCTGCTCAACCGGGCCGCCGCCGCCCGCGTCGAAGTCGGCCGCCGCCCGCTGTCCGTCTACGACGAACTGACCGGCACCCGCCCGTTCACCACCAACTACCCGACGAAGGGCGCCCGTTGAGCGAGCTGGTCAGCAACCGCATCCGCACCATGGCCGGCAAGCTCGGCCTGCCCCACCTCGCCGACGGCCTGAGCCAGTACGCCAAGCGCGCGGACGAGGCGAAGATGGGCTACCTCGACTTCCTCGACCTCGTCCTGAGCGAGGAGCTCGGCGTCCGCGACGACCGCCGTTTCCGCCAGGGCCTGCGGCTGTCGAAGCTGCCGCACCACAAGACCCTGGACGACTACGACTTCTCCTTCCAGCCCGAGCTCGACCCGCGCAAGGTCAAGGACCTCGCCACCCTGTCGTTCGTCGAGGCCAAGGCGAACGCCGCCCTGCTCGGGCCGCCCGGGGTCGGCAAGACCCACATCGCCGTCGCCCTCGCGGTCGCCGCCTGCCGGGCCGGCTACTCGATCTACTTCACCAGCCTCGACGACATGGTCCGCCACCTCCGAACCGCCGAGGCCACCGGGCGGCTGACCAGCAAGCTCCGCACCTACCTGCGGCCGAGCGTCCTCGTGGTCGACGAGGTGGGATACCAGCCCTTGGAACGCGCGGAGGCGAACCTGGTCTTCCAGGTGATCTCCAAGCGCTACGAGAAGGGCTCGATCATCCTGACCTCGAACAAGGCCTTCAGCGAATGGGGTCAGGTGTTCGGCGACGAGGTCCTCGCCACGGCCATCCTCGACCGGCTCCTGCACCACTGCGAGGTCGTCTCGATCAACGGCAACAGCTACCGCCTCAAGAACCGCCTCCAAGCCATTACCCAGGACACCGACGTGGCATAGGAGTTCGCTGCAGTCACCGCACCCCCTGGAACGGGATGGTCTAGTCCAAGAGCCGGAACGGAGCCCGGCGCCAAGGATCGCCGGGCGCGTCCCGCTCAGCAGCCCAGCCGACTGGCAGATCCGCGAGCCCTCGCATGCTCGAGTTGTGCTCGATCGCTGCCCAGATGCACATGGCCGCACACGCGCCGGCGAGATTCGGGTTGTTCACACCATCGCCGACGAGCCAGGAGTTCTCCTCGGTGTGACCGACGAACAACGCCGGCAGGTCACCGTTCGCCACCGTCCACTGAACAACAGCTCCGAGGTCCGGAGGGAACTCGACGTTCTCGAACGGCCACGGGAGCGACCTGAAGATCTCGTGCACGGGAGGACGCTACAGCAGTCCAGTGATCGCCCCGACGGTGAGTGGTGCACATAACTCTGTACTTGGTGGCGCACTCAGACCAGTACGCGGACACCTCCCGCCGGTCGGTGTTGGCAACGGGGATGAGCCCGTCCGGCCCGCCGAACCTCGGCGTCGCACCGCGGAACGATACGCCGTGGCTGTCCCAGTCTGACTCCTCCAAGGCCTTGATCTGCGAAACAAGGCGCTCAGCAAGATTGAAGAACCGGGTACCCGGCCGGGTCAAGGTGAGGTGGTGGTTGAGAGTCACCGGCGCATACGTCTCAACGATCTCCTTGAAGTCCGACGGGAGCTCGAGTCCCAGCAGGCTCTCCACCTCTCCCCATCCAACCGACCCTGGCTGGTCCGACCGACCGGGCCCGATCATCTCGAGCACGGCCATCAGGTAGCTCTGCATCTGTGCCTCCTTCTAGCTAACCGGTGACCTCGGGGCGGATAGTGTGAAGCGCCCATTGCTCCAGGGTGCCGTCGATGATCTCGGCGAGGAACTGGACCATTCCGCCCTCGTAGTGCCACCAGGCGCCGTTGCGCGTGGCAACGGTGACAGTCCAGTCCGACGGATCCGCGCCGGTAGTGGACCACAAGAGGTAGTCACCCCAGTCCGTCGACCCCCACGGAAGAAGTCCCCCGAGAGCGGGAAAGGGCTGCAGCCGCACCGCAAGGTTCGCGTCCTCGCACCACTGCTCGACGATCTCCAGTTCCTCCAGCGTGGCGTCGACCCAGGAGTGCTCGGCCCCTACCTGCGGGGACCCAACGAAGAGGGTTCCCCCGACGATGAGGCTCGGATACTGCTCGGTAAGAAGCTTGAAGTCGGCCGGTAGAGCCGTGCCCAGGGCCTGTTCGACGGCTGGCCAGTCAACGCCCGCCGGCGCGGGACGCTTCAAATCAGCAATCGCGGGGGCAGCTTCTTCGAGCGCGCGCAGCGCGCCCGCCGCGTCCGCGATCCGGAGGAGCGGCGTCTGCGTGCCGATCAAGTCGTCCATGCGTTCACTCTGCCAGCCTGGTGCGACACTCGACGGGGCAGGGGCTAATCGAGGTCGAAGTTGCCTTCCCAGGCCGGCAGCCACTCAGCAGCGACCTCCTCGGCCAGGGCGGCCCTCAGCCACTCGACGCAGGTCAGCTCGTAGTCGATCCACTCGGCGTGAGTGAGCACCCACGCAGAGACCGTCCACCTGCCGTCCGGCCGAGGCACGAGGAACAGCTGGTCGGAGTACGGAGTGTGGCCCCAGTGCAGCATGCCTCCGGCGCTGGGAAGGATGGGATGGGGAATCCACCGAGACCGCTCCAGGGCCTCTCGCATACTCTCCGGGTGACCATCACGGTAGAGCTCCGGGCCGAAGATCGTGAGGTAGCCGGCGATCGACTGGTCCCCATAGGCGAGGGTGAGGTCCTTGAAGTCTTCAGGCAGTCGCAGTCCCCACTTCCCCTCCAACTCCTCGTAAGCGTCGGCGTCATCCACGGGAGCCGGTCTTCCCAGGAAAGCCGCGATCGATGACAAGTCGGTCATAGTTGCTCCCTTGCTCCGCTATCTGCTCGCGCTCGCAGCGTAGAGGCCGGCCCTGACCCACCCATTCGATACCCCGGCCGTTGCGGAGTCTGGGAAACGATCTCCGCTCACATGGGAAGCGATCTTCGACGCCCCGCCTGTGGCCCTGGTCAGCCGCACTCGTGAACACCCCAGGAGGACTGTCGCCCGGCGTTGTCCAGCGCGCCTACGCCCGGCTGCCCCCCGCTCGCGCGGGGAGGACCTTGCGCGCCAACTCCTCCGAATTGGGGTCCCCCCCTTGCGCGGGGAGGACCACCTCCTGGCTTGCGACGCCCAGCCCTTCGCCGGCTGACCCCCGCTCGAGCGGGGGTCAGCCGTCGTCATCGCTGCTGCCCGGGCCCGGCCCGGGCCCGTGTCCTCCCCGCGCGAGCGGGGGTCAGCCGTTCAAGCGCGAGGCTACGCAGAAGCTCACCGAGTCCTCCCCGCGCGAGCGGGGGTCAGCCGTGCGAGGTTCTTCAGCCGGTTCGACGAGAACGACGCCATCGTGGTCTTCGACCGCGCCCTGATCCCCTGGTCGAACGTCCTGGTCCACCGCGACCTCGACCGGCTCAACGGCTTCGTCCACCGCTCCGGCTTCCTCCCCCGCTCGATCTTCCACGGCGCGACCCGGCTGTCCGTCAAACTCGACTTCCTGTGCGGCCTGCTGCTGGAGGCCGTCCGCACCACCGGCAGCCACGTGCACCGCAACGTCCAAGCCGGCGTCGGCGAGGCGCTCGCCTGGCGGCACACCCTGCACGCGCTGGTCACCGCCATGACGGAGGCCGCCGAACCCTGGAACGGCGCCTACGTCAAACCCCACACCACGACCACGCTCGCCCAGCGCGTCCTCGGCCCCGCCGCCTGCCGTCGCGTCCGGGAACTGACGGAACACCAGCTCGCCGGCGCCCTGATCGACCTCAACTCGCACGTCTCCGATTTCGCCGCCCCGAACTACGCCCCTACCTCGACACCTACCTGCCAGGCGCCGACGACATCGACGCCGAGCAGCGCGTCAAGCTGATGAAACTGGTCTGGGACGCCATCGGCAGCGAGTTCGCCAGCCGGCACGAACTCTACGAGCACCTGTGGGCCGCCTCCCCCGACGTGACCCGCATCGAGACCTACCACCACGCCCGCACCACCGGCCTCGCCGACGAACTGCGCGACCTGGTCGCCACCTGTATGTCCGACTACGACACCACCGGCTGGACCACCCCCGACCTGCGCGAGCCGTGAATTCGGCCAGCCAGCCCCGCGCTACCAGGCGCTCTGCCTTCGATCGCACTAACGAGTTGGTGCGTGATAGCGGGTGAGGGCTGGATCGCCTGCCGGAGGACTCTGGTTCACACCTCGGCGCTGCGGTCGGAGACGAGGCCGGCGATGGCGCGGTAGGTGTCGGGCAGGTTGTTGCAGCGGTGGGTCCGGCGCAGGAGTTGTTTCCAGCGTTTGTGGTCGGCCAGGGCGTGTACGACGGTGACGCGGTCGGAGGAGTGCTGGTGGCGGGCCTGTTCCCAGCGGGCGTGGACGCCGGCCAGCGCGCTCTTGTTCGGTTTCCTCAGCGGCGTGATCGCCTGCCCGGGGCGATCGCGTCGCAGGCCGAGGTAGCCGTCGTCGAGGAGGACCTCCACGTCGGGGAGGTGTCGGAAGCAGTCGGCGATGCCTTCGTTCCGAGCGGCGGTCGCGTCGTGCATCCGCCCTGGCCGCAGGGCATCCGTCCACAGGGTGCGGCCCAAGTGGTCGGCGATCACGGTGGCCTTCATCGTGATCTGCTTCTTCTTGCCCGGCACGAAGGCCCGGCGTCCGCCGCGGCCGGCCGCGGGCCGGCGGACCTGGATCTCGGTGGCGTCCAGCCGCAGCTCGACGCCCTCGGCCTGCGCGTGGGCAAACACATCCGCCAAGGTCCGCAGGCGCACACCGGGCCGGTCGGGGACCGCACAGCCCCGTCGGGCGAGCAGGGTGCGGATCTCCCCGATCCCCCGGGTGACGGTGGAGCGGTCAACGCCGAACAGCAGTCCCAGCACCGCATGCGGAAGGTCGTGCCGCAGATGGATCAGCGTGGCCACCACCCGGTCGGTGAAGACGAGTTGGTGACGGGCACCGGCGCCCACAGCCCGCTTCCTCGCCCCGCCCCGCGCCTCGTGGCGGCGTCCCTCAACCACGGCCTGCCAGGGCTCGGCCAACTCGGCGATCAGAC includes:
- the istA gene encoding IS21 family transposase yields the protein MVLDPHRWLELRRYRALHDSGAMSLRQIAKETGLNRRTVTKYLSAQVPAAPPQRASGTRPRPRAVDGIAPLIDTMLRSEVLLKATVIHERLVQEYGIAINYQRIKIYLQEARPRIAEELGINPHELAGMHRRFEVVPGAQAQVDWGDEGRILAHLGIPKIYSFHMTLSYSRDPFCCFTTSQDLATFFDCHQRAFAHFGGVPMSIVYDRTMTVVRRHVAPGEAVPLHPEAVAFAGHYDFDPDVLAAYRPQGKGRVERQVAIVRDHVLAGRAFSSIEELDAAFTAWVPLRRAKVHGTHGEVIGLRAIRDHTALRPLPHTPYLVAQRHLRHVGKDCLVAFDANLYSVPARKVRPRQLVEIRATKSQIVIHSTVPDSGGDTLLAVHSRAVGRGARIVDERHWDGLPKGDTRRVTTGDVLPQPRREQAPADEDGPLRALLNRAAAARVEVGRRPLSVYDELTGTRPFTTNYPTKGAR
- a CDS encoding site-specific integrase, whose translation is MSSGAVRKMLTTALTHTGLTDSVTGGPLHFTPHDFRRLFITDAVLSGLPPHIAQVIAGHQDINVTLGYKAVYPDEAVQAHLAFLARRRAMRPTDEYRVPTDEEWTEFLGHFERRKVSIGTCGRAFSTPCIHEHACVRCPMLWPDPAQRDRLVEIRDNLHARIEEAEREGWLGEVEGLRVSLAGAEDKLAQIARHAASALVALPMPTLRRKP
- a CDS encoding SMI1/KNR4 family protein, which encodes MTDLSSIAAFLGRPAPVDDADAYEELEGKWGLRLPEDFKDLTLAYGDQSIAGYLTIFGPELYRDGHPESMREALERSRWIPHPILPSAGGMLHWGHTPYSDQLFLVPRPDGRWTVSAWVLTHAEWIDYELTCVEWLRAALAEEVAAEWLPAWEGNFDLD
- a CDS encoding SMI1/KNR4 family protein yields the protein MDDLIGTQTPLLRIADAAGALRALEEAAPAIADLKRPAPAGVDWPAVEQALGTALPADFKLLTEQYPSLIVGGTLFVGSPQVGAEHSWVDATLEELEIVEQWCEDANLAVRLQPFPALGGLLPWGSTDWGDYLLWSTTGADPSDWTVTVATRNGAWWHYEGGMVQFLAEIIDGTLEQWALHTIRPEVTG
- a CDS encoding SMI1/KNR4 family protein, which codes for MTDMDDLVQRVAIRAASDSEDLPAPVSKAQIAEAEAQLGFALHPLLARLYREVADGGFGPDYRLLPLLGPGSSVAGEYLSRREASVGVEHPEWPEGVVPILTWGCAMYAGVDCLSEGGQVLLFEPNPYSGGSWDQCWFLDSASLAAWLETWLAGTGWFEEDAFERDDLIEPQPWDQAAIRLSSGA
- the istB gene encoding IS21-like element helper ATPase IstB — translated: MSELVSNRIRTMAGKLGLPHLADGLSQYAKRADEAKMGYLDFLDLVLSEELGVRDDRRFRQGLRLSKLPHHKTLDDYDFSFQPELDPRKVKDLATLSFVEAKANAALLGPPGVGKTHIAVALAVAACRAGYSIYFTSLDDMVRHLRTAEATGRLTSKLRTYLRPSVLVVDEVGYQPLERAEANLVFQVISKRYEKGSIILTSNKAFSEWGQVFGDEVLATAILDRLLHHCEVVSINGNSYRLKNRLQAITQDTDVA
- a CDS encoding transposase family protein, which codes for MVNRAVLTHRLFTGVSRQHLGSLIAELAEPWQAVVEGRRHEARGGARKRAVGAGARHQLVFTDRVVATLIHLRHDLPHAVLGLLFGVDRSTVTRGIGEIRTLLARRGCAVPDRPGVRLRTLADVFAHAQAEGVELRLDATEIQVRRPAAGRGGRRAFVPGKKKQITMKATVIADHLGRTLWTDALRPGRMHDATAARNEGIADCFRHLPDVEVLLDDGYLGLRRDRPGQAITPLRKPNKSALAGVHARWEQARHQHSSDRVTVVHALADHKRWKQLLRRTHRCNNLPDTYRAIAGLVSDRSAEV